The segment GGTGCCGGGCAAGGTCGGGCTGGTGTCGGGTTTTGTCTTCGGCTTTGCCTTTGGCATCGGGGCGCTGGGGGCGGCGGCGCTGGGCGGCCTTGCCGACCAGATCGGCATGACCAATGTCTTTGCCATCGGCGCCTTCTTGCCCGTATTGGGTTTCCTCACCATCTTGCTGCCGAAAACGGCAGAACTACACAGCAAGGATCCATCATGACTGACGGCATGGATATCGACGGCGAAAGCCAGATCACCATCACCCGCACGATCGACGCCAATGTGAGCGACGTGTTTTCGGCCTGGACCGATCCGGCGCTGATCGAGCAGTGGCAGGCCGACGAAGCCGAGTTCGACCGTTTCGAGGGCGGCGAATATACGTTCACCACCTTTGGCGATGACGAAGACCCCGAGGACCATACGGTCAGCGGCGACATCATGAGCTTTGTGGAAAACGAGAAGCTGGTGATGAGCTGGCTGCACAAGGGCGATGACGAGGACGACGAAGACCTGATCTTCGTGCTCGAAGTGCTGTTCCAGGCCGTTGGCGACGACCAGACCAAAGTGACGCTGACCGAGCAGGGCCTCGCCCATTCCGACCCGCAGACGCGCATCTTTTCGATGGAAGCGTGGAGCGCGGCACTCGAACAATTGGCCGAAGTGCTGGAATGAATTGAACCATTTCCGTTCTCCCGACGTATGGCGTTGGGAGAACGCATAATGCCCAAGACCAATATCGCCTGGCTGAGAAACGATTTGCGCATTGCCGACAATCCGGCATTGCGCGCAGCCAGCGTCGGCGACAGCCCCGTAACCGCCCTCTATATCCACGAAACCACCAAAGGCGTGCGCCCACCCGGCGCGGCAGCGCGCTGGTGGCTCAATGCCAGCCTCAATATGCTGGGCGAGGCGCTGGCGGAGCGCGGCATCCGGCTGATCGTGCGCTCGGGCGATGCGCGGCAGGTGGTGCCCCATGTCGCCAAGGAGCTCGACGCGGGCCATGTGGTGTGGAACCGCCGCTATGCCAAGCCGGAACGCGAGGCCGATGCCGCGATCAAGACGGAGTTGCGCGAGCGGGGCTTCGAGGCCAGTTCGTGCCCCGGCAATGTTCTCATAGAGCCCTGGGACATCGCGACGCTGCAGGGCAAGCCCTATTCGGTGTTCACGCCATTCTGGAAGAATTTGCGCAACATGCCGATCGCCAACCCGCAGCGGCGGCCGGATGGGCAGGAGGCGGTGACATTCTCCTGGGTGGACAAGGACTATCACGCGCCCAAATGGAGCGAGAAGCTCGGCGAGCATTGGAGCATCGGCGAGGCCGGCGCCGCCAAGGTGCTCGGCGATTTTCTCGACGACAATCTCGATGATTATCCCGAGGGACGCGACTTTCCGCGCAAGGACGTGACCTCGCGCCTCTCGCCGCATCTGCGCTTTGGCGAGATCAGCCCGCGCCAGGTCTGGCATGCCGCGCAGCATGTGGCGCATGGCGATCACGCCAAGCAGGCGGCGGTGGACAAGTTTCTGTCCGAACTGGCCTGGCGCGACTTCAACTATCACCAGCTCTACCATCGCGACGATATCGCGACGGTGCCGATGCAGCCCAAGTACGCCGGCATGGACTGGCGGCAGGCGACGGGCGAACTGCATGCCTGGCAGCAGGGGCGGACCGGGCTGCCGATCGTCGACGCGGGCATGCGTGAGCTTTGGGCGACGGGCTATATGCAGAACCGGGTGCGGATGCTGACGGCATCGCTGCTGGCCAAGAA is part of the uncultured Devosia sp. genome and harbors:
- a CDS encoding deoxyribodipyrimidine photo-lyase; amino-acid sequence: MPKTNIAWLRNDLRIADNPALRAASVGDSPVTALYIHETTKGVRPPGAAARWWLNASLNMLGEALAERGIRLIVRSGDARQVVPHVAKELDAGHVVWNRRYAKPEREADAAIKTELRERGFEASSCPGNVLIEPWDIATLQGKPYSVFTPFWKNLRNMPIANPQRRPDGQEAVTFSWVDKDYHAPKWSEKLGEHWSIGEAGAAKVLGDFLDDNLDDYPEGRDFPRKDVTSRLSPHLRFGEISPRQVWHAAQHVAHGDHAKQAAVDKFLSELAWRDFNYHQLYHRDDIATVPMQPKYAGMDWRQATGELHAWQQGRTGLPIVDAGMRELWATGYMQNRVRMLTASLLAKNLLIDWRKGEQWFWDCLVDGDVASNPGNWQWVAGSGLDASPYFRIFNPVTQGERFDGAGDYVRRWVPELADLPDKWIHEPAAAPRDALDKAGVVIGKTYPAPIVDLKSSRVRALEAAGRL
- a CDS encoding SRPBCC domain-containing protein, producing the protein MTDGMDIDGESQITITRTIDANVSDVFSAWTDPALIEQWQADEAEFDRFEGGEYTFTTFGDDEDPEDHTVSGDIMSFVENEKLVMSWLHKGDDEDDEDLIFVLEVLFQAVGDDQTKVTLTEQGLAHSDPQTRIFSMEAWSAALEQLAEVLE